The following is a genomic window from Deltaproteobacteria bacterium.
GAGGCTCCAGTCTACCGTAGAATGGTGGCCTCGGGGCCTCACCAGGGGACCTGGGTGGTTCGTCGCTGCGAACTCGGCGTTCGCGGACGCACGGCGGCCCTTCGGGCCACCGGCTCTTGGGGCCTTCAGGGCTGCTCGTCCATCAGGAGGTCGTCGATGGAGGGGCCCTCGTCGAGGGCGCGGCCGGGCGGGCCTCTCGCTCCAAGGGTGACGCTGCCCCGGACCGGTGGAGTGGTGGCCAGGTGGAGGTGCACGAGGATGCGGCGGATCACCTTGGGGTCGGTGATCACGGCCAGGACCTCGACCCGGCCTCCGCACCTCTCGCAGGTCGTCACGTCGGCCCGGAAGACCCGCTTCAGGAGCTCGGCCCAGCCGAGTCTCCGGGGGCGGACCTCGATCGGAGCCTCGGTCTCCCTGCCCTGCTTCGCGATACTCGCCGGTGGCGCCTTCAGGGGGAGCGGGGGGTACCCGGGAGGAGACGGGGTCCGGTAGGGCAGCTCGGCCGTGGCCTTCGCCGCCAGGAGAGCCAGGGCGTGCCGGTGCTTCGAGTTGGGGGCGAAGACCCCGTGGTAGCGCACCAGATTCTGCCCCTTCGGGGGGACGAGGTTGGCCAGACGGCCCAGCAGCTCCAGCGGATCGAGGAGGAGGTGCGTGCGGCCGTCCGACAGGGGCTTACGCAGCCGATAGTAGAGCTCTCCCGCCGGCCCCTCCTCCAGACGGCCCTCCGCGAAGGGCGGGCGCAGCCCGTAGCGCAGGACGCGCTCGAGGCCATCCCGGTCGTGGGACTCGACCGCGACCCCGGCGTGGAGGCTGTAGCCGAGGTGAAATGCCGAGAGCCCCTTGCGCTCGAAGGGGTCGTCGTCGGGATCGAAGGCGACGAGCTGCTCGGAGATGGCGCGGCCCAGAGCGTGGCGTTCGGGATCGAGCTCGTCCTCGAGTTCGGGCTCCCAGGCGCCGAGGTCCTTCAGCTTCCTGCCGATCTTCCGCCAGAGCTTCCGCACCAGCACATCGAGGTCCTCGACCGTGGGCGGCCAGAGGCTGTGGAAGACGAGAGGCGCGGTGTCGGCCTCGCGGACGAAGACCCCGTCCGGGAGGAAGCTGTGGAAGTGCAGATTGAGATTGATGGCGTCGCCGAAGCGCTGGAGGCAGGTGACGGCGCCGCAGAGGGGGTTCTTCACGCCCTGGGCCCGAGCACGCTTTCGGAACCAGGCGTAGAGCGTCCGCACGAAGACCGCATGGACCGGTGCGACCAGCTCCCTGCGGGTGACCAGGAGGTAGCGCACGCGCTTCGGCAGGGAGAGCACCCACTGACGGTAGGGGGCCGGCGGCAGGACCCGGTCGACCAGGTGGGCGGCGGTCTCGTACATCCGGCGGCCGTTGCAGCTCGGACAGAGCCTTCCCTTGCACGAGAAGGGCAGGAGCTTGTCGTGACGGCACTGGCAGCACTGCAGTCGGGCGAAGCCGTTGGGGAGGAGGCCGCAAGCCAGGAAATCCTCGAAGGCCTGGACGACGTGGAAGGGGAGGTCGGGGCGCAGCTCCCGGAAGGCCGCGAGGTGGGTGCGCACCACGCGGTGGAGGAGGCCGAGGGCCGGGGCGCGGGGACGGTAGGGGTGCTCCGGCTCGGTGGGGGTGAGGCCACGCAAGGGGCGCCCGGCGCTTCATGGCGCGTGCCGCCCTACTCGGCCTCGTCATTTCGAGGGGTTCGAGGGTGTAGCCGGGGACCATCGGTCCGGGGGATGGACCACGGGTCCGTGAATGACCCCTACTCGATGGTCACGACGTGGTCGGCCACGTCGACCCGCTCGCCGGCCCGCACGAGCAGCTCGGTGATCGTACCGGCCCGGGGGGCCCGCAGGGTGGTCTCGAGCTTCATCGCCTCCAGGACCATGAGGGGGTCGCCCTCGGCCACCGGGACCCCGACCTTCGCCGCCACCGAGACGACGTTGCCGGGCATGGGCGCCCCGACCTGCCGCTCGTCGGTGGGATCGACCTTGGGGCGGCGGGCCTGATCAAGGCCGGCGCTGCGGTCCTCGACCAGGGTCGCCCGGGGCTGGCCGTTGAGGTTGAAGTGCACCTGCCGCATCCCGTCGGGCCGCAGCTCGGAGACCGCGGTGCGGAAGATGATCAGCGACTTGCCCGGCTCGATGTCGACCAGGATCTCGCGCCCCTCGGCCAGCCCGTAGAAGAAGGTGTCCGAGTCCAGCCGGCTGGTGTCGGCGTTGTCGGTCCGGTAGGCGAGGTAGTCCCTCACCACCTTGGGGTAGAGGGCGTAGGAGACCTCCAGGGCGTCGTCGATCGGACCCCCGTAGAGGCGCTCGAGCTCCTTGCGGGCCGCCGCGTAGTCGTAGGGCTCCATCCGGGCCGCCCGCATCTGGGTGGGGGCCGGACCGCAGGCCTCGCCGAGGACCCGCCGCCGCAGGCCGTCGGGGAAGCCTCCCTCGGGGATGCCGATGGCGCCGTCGAAGAAGCCGATGAGCGACTCGGGGAAGTCGTAGCTCTGCTCGCTCTCGAGGAGCTCCTTCACGGTCAGCTCCTGCTTCACCAGCCAGAGGGCGAAGTCACCGACCACCTTGGAGGAGGGCGTCACCTTGATGAGGTCGCCCAGGGCGAAGTTCACCTCGCGGTAGCGCTCGCGCACCTCCCCCCACTGCTCGGCCAGGCCCACGGCGAAGGCCTGGGGCTTGAGGTTCGAGTACTGCCCGCCGGGGATCTCGTGGGCGTAGATGTCGGTGGTGGAGGCCATCAGCCCGGACTCGAAGGGAGCGTAGGTGGTCCGCACCGCCTCCCAGTAGTCCGAGAGCTCCTGCAGATGATCGAGATCGAGCTGAGGGCAGCGGTCGCTCCCCTGCAGCGCGGCGACGATGGCGTTGAGGCTGGGCTGGGAGGTCAGGCCGCTCATCGAGGCGATGGCGCCGTCGATGACGTCCACCCCGGCCTCGGCGGCGGCGAGCATGGAGGCGACGCCGTTGCCCGCGGTGTCGTGGGTGTGGAAGTGGATCGGCAGGTCGGTCACCGACGCGATGGCCTCGACCACCGCCCGCGCCGCCCGGGGGCGGGCCAGGCCGGCCATGTCCTTGATGGCGATGATGTGGGCGCCGGCGGCCGTCACCTCCTCCGCCTTGCGCTTGTAGTAGTCGAGGTCGTAGAGGGGCCGGCTGGAGTCGAAGGGATCCGAGGTGAAGCAGACGCAGACCTCGGCGATCTTGCCGGCCTTGCGCACCTCGTCGATGGAGACCTTCATCGCCTCGAGCTGGTTGAAGCAGTCGAAGATCCGGAAGACGTCGATCCCCTCGCGCGCGGCCAGCTCGACGAAGCGCCGGACCACGTTCTCGGGGTAGTTGGCGTAGCCCACGGCGTTGCTGCCCCGCAGGAGCATCTGCAGGAGGGTGCCGGGCATCCTCTTGCGCAGGCGGCGCAGGCGCTCCCAGGGGTTCTCCTTCAGGAAGCGGAAGGCCACGTCGAAGGTCGCGCCGCCCCAGCACTCCACGCTGAAGGCGCCCTCGAGGCCGCCCGCCCCGAGGCGCTGGTCGGTCTGGGCGGCGACCCGCTCCATGTCGTAGGTGCGCATCCGGGTCGCGATGAGCGACTGGTGCGCGTCCCGGAAGGTGGTGTCGGTGACGAGCAGGCGCGAGGCCTCCTTCACCCGCCGGGCCACCGCCTCCGGGCCCTGGGCGTCGAGGAGCGCCTTGTAGGTCTCGCGCTTCCCGATCGGGAGCTCGGGCGGCAGGGTCGGCGTGACCCGCACCGCCGGCGGCGTCAGCGGGCCCTCGGAGGCGGGCGGCCCGTTGACGATGGTGTCGGCGAGGGCCCGCAGCACCCGCTCGGCCCGGTTGCGCCGGCGCGGGAACTCGAAGAGCGCCTTCGTCCGCTCGACGAAGCCGGTGTCGATCGTCCCGGCGAGGAACTGCGGGTGAGAGAGGATGTTGTCGACGAAGGGGATGTTGGTCTGCACGCCCCGGATCCGGAACTCCTCCAGGGAGCGGCGCAGCTTGCGGGCGGCCTCGGCGTGGGAGAGGGCGAAGGCCGAGACCTTCACCAGGAGGGAGTCGTAGTAGGGGGTGATGGCCGCCCCGGCGCCGGCGATGCCCACGTCGAGGCGGATGCCGGTGCCCGCGGCCGAGCGGTAGGCGCTGATGTGGCCGGTGTCCGGCGCGAAGCCGTTGCGGGGATCCTCGGTGGTGACCCGGGCCTGGATGGCCGCGCCCCGGTAGCCGATCTTCGAGGCGTCACCCAGGCCCAGCTCCTCGAGGCTGCGCCCCTCGGCCAGCCGGATCTGGGACTGGACGATGTCGACCCCGGTGATCATCTCGGTGATGGTGTGCTCGACCTGGAGCCGGGGGTTCACCTCGATGAAGTAGTAGCGCGTGGGGTCCTCGCCATCGACGAGGAACTCGACGGTGGCCGCGTTGGCCATGCCGGAGGCCTTCGCGATGTTCAGGGCCGAGGCGTAGAGCGCCTCCCGCACGGTCGGATCGAGCCCCACCGCCGGGGCGACCTCCACCACCTTCTGGTGGCGGCGCTGCACCGAGCAGTCGCGCTCGAAGAGGTGGATCAGGTTGCCCTGCCGGTCGCCGAGGATCTGCACCTCGATGTGCCGGGGGCGCTGCACCAGCTTCTCGAGGAAGAGCTCGCCCCGGCCGAAGGCCCCGAGGGCCTCGCGCTCGGCCGCGCCGTAGGCCTCCGCCAGCTCGGCCTCGGCGAAGACCTGCCGCATCCCCCGGCCGCCGCCGCCGTGAGCGGCCTTGAGCATCACCGGGTAGCCCACCCCGGCGGCGAAGGTCCGCGCCTCCTCCACGCTCGCCAGGGGCGCCTCGGTCCCGGGGATCACCGGCACCCCGGCCTCCACGGCCAGGTTGCGGGCGGTGACCTTGTCGCCCAGGGCGGCGATGGCGTCGGCGGGGGGGCCGATGAAGACGATCCCGGCCTCGTCGCAGGCGCGGGCGAAGGCGGCGTTCTCCGAGAGGAAGCCGTAGCCCGGGTGGATCGCATCGACGCCCCGCTCCAGCGCCAGCGCGAGGATGGCCTCCTGATCGAGGTACGCTCCCAGCGGCGCGCCCTGCCCGCCGATCTGCCAGGCCTCGTCGGCCTTGTAGCGGTGGAGGGAGAGGCGGTCCTCCCAGGCGTAGATGGCCACGGTGGAGAGATCCAGCTCGGTGGCGGCCCGGAAGATCCGGATCGCGATCTCACCCCGGTTGGCGACGAGCAGCTTCTTGAAGGGC
Proteins encoded in this region:
- a CDS encoding pyruvate carboxylase, which translates into the protein MATPFKKLLVANRGEIAIRIFRAATELDLSTVAIYAWEDRLSLHRYKADEAWQIGGQGAPLGAYLDQEAILALALERGVDAIHPGYGFLSENAAFARACDEAGIVFIGPPADAIAALGDKVTARNLAVEAGVPVIPGTEAPLASVEEARTFAAGVGYPVMLKAAHGGGGRGMRQVFAEAELAEAYGAAEREALGAFGRGELFLEKLVQRPRHIEVQILGDRQGNLIHLFERDCSVQRRHQKVVEVAPAVGLDPTVREALYASALNIAKASGMANAATVEFLVDGEDPTRYYFIEVNPRLQVEHTITEMITGVDIVQSQIRLAEGRSLEELGLGDASKIGYRGAAIQARVTTEDPRNGFAPDTGHISAYRSAAGTGIRLDVGIAGAGAAITPYYDSLLVKVSAFALSHAEAARKLRRSLEEFRIRGVQTNIPFVDNILSHPQFLAGTIDTGFVERTKALFEFPRRRNRAERVLRALADTIVNGPPASEGPLTPPAVRVTPTLPPELPIGKRETYKALLDAQGPEAVARRVKEASRLLVTDTTFRDAHQSLIATRMRTYDMERVAAQTDQRLGAGGLEGAFSVECWGGATFDVAFRFLKENPWERLRRLRKRMPGTLLQMLLRGSNAVGYANYPENVVRRFVELAAREGIDVFRIFDCFNQLEAMKVSIDEVRKAGKIAEVCVCFTSDPFDSSRPLYDLDYYKRKAEEVTAAGAHIIAIKDMAGLARPRAARAVVEAIASVTDLPIHFHTHDTAGNGVASMLAAAEAGVDVIDGAIASMSGLTSQPSLNAIVAALQGSDRCPQLDLDHLQELSDYWEAVRTTYAPFESGLMASTTDIYAHEIPGGQYSNLKPQAFAVGLAEQWGEVRERYREVNFALGDLIKVTPSSKVVGDFALWLVKQELTVKELLESEQSYDFPESLIGFFDGAIGIPEGGFPDGLRRRVLGEACGPAPTQMRAARMEPYDYAAARKELERLYGGPIDDALEVSYALYPKVVRDYLAYRTDNADTSRLDSDTFFYGLAEGREILVDIEPGKSLIIFRTAVSELRPDGMRQVHFNLNGQPRATLVEDRSAGLDQARRPKVDPTDERQVGAPMPGNVVSVAAKVGVPVAEGDPLMVLEAMKLETTLRAPRAGTITELLVRAGERVDVADHVVTIE
- a CDS encoding transposase, coding for MRGLTPTEPEHPYRPRAPALGLLHRVVRTHLAAFRELRPDLPFHVVQAFEDFLACGLLPNGFARLQCCQCRHDKLLPFSCKGRLCPSCNGRRMYETAAHLVDRVLPPAPYRQWVLSLPKRVRYLLVTRRELVAPVHAVFVRTLYAWFRKRARAQGVKNPLCGAVTCLQRFGDAINLNLHFHSFLPDGVFVREADTAPLVFHSLWPPTVEDLDVLVRKLWRKIGRKLKDLGAWEPELEDELDPERHALGRAISEQLVAFDPDDDPFERKGLSAFHLGYSLHAGVAVESHDRDGLERVLRYGLRPPFAEGRLEEGPAGELYYRLRKPLSDGRTHLLLDPLELLGRLANLVPPKGQNLVRYHGVFAPNSKHRHALALLAAKATAELPYRTPSPPGYPPLPLKAPPASIAKQGRETEAPIEVRPRRLGWAELLKRVFRADVTTCERCGGRVEVLAVITDPKVIRRILVHLHLATTPPVRGSVTLGARGPPGRALDEGPSIDDLLMDEQP